The following coding sequences lie in one Candidatus Methylomirabilis lanthanidiphila genomic window:
- a CDS encoding Carboxylesterase translates to MDLNAIAMGGTRPIGRPTVFDWNQTLEPRFVGIDEGTILYAMTGEGPPLLLLHGFGGEIWMWERQVPALSKRHCLYIPDLIGYGYSDRPKVDYTPSLFIDSIRQFMDQLGVRSASLIGNSMGAGIAWAFALTHPERVDKLILIDGIPPQVVHAVRNRFLRCLLAIRHVPLLPYLAIALQTRRTVRMALMQVVSNGRLITDVVVERQYRISRLAGTARVMASTIRYADEVARYADALATLRKPTLIIWGERDELFPVEVGQQLHASIRDSRLVVIKDSGTYQCGRHPTRPTGRFWSFLGAIPHVLV, encoded by the coding sequence ATGGATCTGAATGCTATAGCGATGGGCGGCACTCGGCCGATCGGGCGTCCAACTGTCTTTGACTGGAACCAGACCCTCGAACCACGGTTCGTGGGGATCGATGAGGGGACGATCCTTTATGCGATGACCGGAGAGGGTCCCCCGCTTCTGTTGCTTCACGGCTTTGGAGGGGAGATCTGGATGTGGGAAAGGCAGGTGCCGGCGCTGTCAAAGCGTCATTGCCTCTACATCCCCGATCTCATCGGGTACGGCTATTCAGATCGGCCAAAGGTTGACTACACGCCGTCGCTTTTCATTGATTCGATCAGGCAGTTTATGGACCAACTCGGCGTGAGAAGTGCCAGCCTGATCGGCAACTCAATGGGTGCAGGGATCGCCTGGGCGTTCGCCCTCACTCATCCCGAGCGAGTTGACAAGCTTATCCTGATTGATGGCATCCCTCCACAGGTGGTTCACGCGGTTCGAAATCGTTTCTTGCGTTGTCTCCTCGCGATTCGGCACGTCCCCCTATTGCCTTACCTGGCCATCGCATTACAGACTCGTCGGACGGTACGGATGGCGCTCATGCAGGTCGTCTCTAACGGTCGGCTGATTACCGACGTGGTGGTGGAGCGGCAATACCGGATCAGCCGTCTGGCAGGAACCGCCAGGGTCATGGCCTCTACGATTCGCTACGCTGATGAGGTTGCTCGGTATGCCGACGCGCTGGCGACCTTGCGCAAGCCAACGCTGATCATCTGGGGCGAACGGGACGAGCTGTTCCCTGTGGAGGTCGGGCAGCAGCTCCACGCCTCAATCAGGGATTCCAGGCTGGTTGTGATCAAAGACAGCGGCACATACCAATGTGGGAGACACCCGACCAGACCAACCGGGCGATTCTGGAGTTTCTTGGGCGCGATACCTCATGTGCTAGTATGA
- a CDS encoding putative metallophosphoesterase yields MRLILFRLIILGMLVASQLYLFVRGDRALRQFRWGRRHTTLLRLVLTGFLVSTSIIYLAFVSRWAPLDHPSSVILYALIYPTAIWTFGSLFSSLLLLLAGLGGRCVAWLRSTVIERVEVSAPPRDPSRRIFMQTSLGALAAAPILISGYGASYASTGWEIEEVHLSLNPIRPFDVPLKVVQVSDIHSGLFMTPARMRHCVEAIRRLEPDLFVLTGDFISNSVADLPPCIQEMARVESRYGSYAVLGNHDHWYGEPAKIIAAFEGEGIAVLHNAHRVVETDRGAIAIAGIEDLRVGRPDLHQALDNLNPTLPTILLSHRPEIFPQAAARNIALTLSGHYHGGQVKVSALGLSVSLAHLLSSYPEGLYRLRNSHLYVNRGLGTTGTPIRVNASPEITLFHLT; encoded by the coding sequence ATGCGATTGATACTGTTCAGGTTGATTATCCTTGGGATGCTGGTCGCGTCGCAGCTCTATCTCTTCGTGCGAGGAGATCGGGCGCTGAGACAATTCCGATGGGGCAGGCGGCATACAACGCTGCTTCGTCTCGTCCTGACCGGCTTCCTGGTATCAACATCGATCATCTATCTCGCCTTCGTCTCTCGATGGGCGCCCCTGGATCATCCGTCTTCCGTGATCCTGTATGCACTGATTTATCCGACCGCAATCTGGACCTTCGGGTCGTTGTTCTCTTCGCTGTTGTTGCTCCTGGCCGGTCTGGGCGGCCGTTGTGTCGCATGGCTCCGCTCGACGGTTATCGAACGGGTGGAAGTATCTGCGCCGCCGCGTGATCCCTCGCGCAGGATTTTCATGCAAACCTCGCTGGGCGCACTGGCTGCGGCACCCATCTTGATTTCTGGCTATGGCGCATCCTATGCCAGTACCGGATGGGAGATTGAGGAGGTGCATCTCTCGCTCAATCCGATCCGTCCTTTCGACGTCCCGCTGAAGGTGGTCCAGGTGTCCGACATCCACTCCGGTCTCTTTATGACGCCCGCCCGGATGCGCCACTGCGTCGAGGCGATCCGGCGGCTCGAGCCAGACCTCTTCGTACTGACAGGGGATTTCATTTCTAACTCGGTGGCCGACCTTCCCCCTTGTATTCAGGAAATGGCGCGAGTCGAGAGTCGGTACGGGAGTTACGCCGTCCTGGGAAATCATGACCATTGGTACGGCGAGCCCGCAAAGATCATCGCCGCCTTCGAAGGTGAGGGCATCGCCGTTCTGCACAATGCCCATCGGGTCGTGGAGACCGATCGCGGTGCTATTGCTATTGCAGGTATTGAAGATCTACGCGTTGGCCGACCGGATCTTCATCAAGCGCTGGATAATCTCAACCCGACGCTTCCAACTATATTGCTGTCCCATCGTCCCGAGATCTTTCCGCAGGCTGCCGCTCGCAATATCGCCCTCACCCTGTCCGGACATTATCATGGGGGACAGGTCAAGGTGAGCGCGCTCGGGCTGAGCGTCAGCCTCGCCCATCTGCTGAGTTCATACCCCGAGGGTCTGTACCGTCTCAGGAATTCCCACCTGTATGTTAATCGCGGTCTCGGGACCACGGGGACCCCTATCCGAGTCAACGCCAGTCCGGAGATCACACTTTTCCATCTCACGTAG
- a CDS encoding permease, with translation MAEILLYVLLGVVAGIFSGLIGIGGGVIIIPVLVFVFGLSQHQAQGTTLALLVPPIGLLAAWTYYSKGYVDLRVAGLIGIGFFAGGLLGAKLAVGASNSVLEKLFGAALFLISLKMIFAK, from the coding sequence ATGGCAGAGATATTGCTGTATGTGCTCTTAGGTGTGGTAGCGGGAATCTTCAGTGGGCTGATCGGAATCGGCGGGGGCGTCATCATCATCCCCGTACTGGTGTTTGTGTTCGGGTTATCGCAACATCAGGCCCAAGGGACAACGTTGGCCCTCTTGGTGCCGCCTATCGGCTTGTTGGCAGCCTGGACCTACTACAGCAAAGGGTATGTCGATCTGAGAGTAGCCGGCCTAATTGGTATCGGCTTCTTCGCCGGCGGGTTGCTGGGCGCGAAGCTGGCGGTCGGCGCATCCAACTCGGTGCTGGAGAAGCTGTTTGGTGCCGCGCTCTTCCTGATCTCGCTCAAAATGATCTTTGCCAAATGA
- the ppiD gene encoding Peptidyl-prolyl cis-trans isomerase D, which yields MLKRIRGYTKALSVTLWLVIFAFIGTTFLVWGFRSTSGPGGVDPIAAVEGENIPYTEYQQAYQRQYKLYQERLGERFSEKILDQLNLKGQVVEGLIGRRLLLQEARRLGIVISPDELVAEITAMPAFSDGTGFSRGRYLQTLQSAGLTPEKFEDSLREDLLLRKVEAWVKGGIHLLPVETWEAFRFNRASVKVEYLLFADPQAQQAAVQKVAELVNGKKPWEEIVKASGLKPAVSEIFSWDRNLPQIPDQERFKEAALATERGAISSVIQGEKARYLLRVIDRKDPSPTDFEGAKAQFGRGLLQRKQEQVFADWIRQVRARAKVKIETANL from the coding sequence GTGCTGAAGCGAATACGCGGATATACGAAGGCGTTAAGTGTGACATTATGGCTGGTGATCTTTGCCTTTATTGGAACGACTTTCCTCGTCTGGGGATTCCGTTCCACATCGGGCCCTGGGGGGGTGGACCCCATTGCCGCCGTGGAAGGCGAGAACATCCCATACACGGAGTATCAGCAGGCTTACCAGCGTCAGTATAAGCTATATCAGGAGCGATTGGGAGAGCGGTTTAGTGAAAAGATCCTCGATCAACTGAACCTGAAAGGGCAGGTCGTGGAGGGACTGATCGGACGCCGCCTGCTGCTCCAAGAGGCGAGGCGATTGGGTATTGTGATCAGTCCGGATGAACTGGTCGCAGAGATCACCGCTATGCCGGCTTTCAGCGATGGGACGGGCTTCAGCCGAGGCAGGTATCTCCAGACCCTTCAATCGGCGGGCCTGACCCCTGAGAAGTTCGAGGACAGCCTGCGCGAGGATCTGTTGCTTCGCAAGGTTGAGGCGTGGGTCAAGGGCGGAATTCATCTGCTCCCGGTTGAGACATGGGAGGCATTTCGCTTTAACCGAGCATCCGTCAAGGTTGAGTATCTCCTGTTCGCGGATCCTCAGGCCCAACAGGCCGCCGTTCAGAAGGTCGCCGAATTGGTCAACGGCAAGAAGCCTTGGGAGGAGATCGTGAAGGCGTCCGGGCTGAAACCGGCCGTTAGTGAAATTTTCTCATGGGATCGCAACCTCCCGCAGATACCGGACCAGGAGAGGTTTAAGGAGGCCGCCTTAGCTACGGAGCGAGGCGCCATCAGCTCGGTTATCCAGGGCGAAAAGGCGCGCTACCTCCTTCGAGTCATCGATCGAAAAGACCCGAGCCCTACGGACTTCGAAGGCGCGAAGGCTCAGTTCGGCCGCGGGCTTTTGCAGAGAAAGCAAGAGCAGGTGTTCGCCGATTGGATTCGTCAAGTGCGAGCACGGGCCAAAGTCAAGATCGAGACTGCCAATCTCTAA
- a CDS encoding rod shape-determining protein Mbl — MIFDWFFGMFSNDLAIDLGTANTVIYVKGKGIVLSEPSVVAVKKGTNMVLQVGRDAKEMLGRTPGSIVAIRPLKDGVIADFDITESMIKHFIIKIHNRKTLVRPRIVVGVPSGITQVERRAIRDAAEQAGAREVYLMEEPMAAAIGAGLPVQDPVGSMIIDIGGGTTEVAVISLAGIVYAQSVRVAGDEMDEAIVQYLKRKYNLLVGERTAESVKIQIGSAFPFDEPHKLEIKGRDLIGGIPKTITVSDSDIREALHDPIHAIVDAVRTALERTPPELSADIADKGIVMAGGGALLHGLDLLISHETHLKVRVAEDPLSCVVLGTGRALDELDLLKRVCLEA; from the coding sequence ATGATCTTCGATTGGTTTTTCGGCATGTTTTCTAATGATCTGGCCATCGACCTCGGCACTGCCAACACGGTCATCTACGTGAAAGGCAAGGGGATTGTGCTCAGCGAGCCGTCGGTGGTCGCGGTGAAGAAAGGGACCAACATGGTCCTGCAGGTGGGACGCGACGCCAAGGAGATGCTTGGTCGAACCCCGGGGAGCATTGTCGCGATCCGCCCGTTGAAAGACGGTGTCATTGCCGACTTCGATATTACCGAGTCGATGATCAAGCATTTCATCATAAAGATCCATAACCGAAAAACCCTCGTTCGGCCTCGAATCGTTGTTGGCGTCCCCTCCGGCATCACCCAGGTCGAAAGGCGGGCCATTCGCGATGCTGCAGAGCAGGCCGGAGCGCGCGAGGTATACCTGATGGAAGAGCCGATGGCCGCGGCGATCGGGGCCGGACTCCCGGTCCAGGACCCCGTCGGCAGCATGATCATCGACATCGGGGGCGGCACAACCGAGGTGGCTGTCATTTCGCTGGCCGGGATCGTGTACGCTCAGTCGGTCAGGGTTGCCGGGGACGAGATGGATGAGGCGATTGTCCAGTATCTGAAGCGGAAGTATAACCTGCTGGTGGGAGAACGGACCGCGGAGAGCGTGAAGATCCAGATCGGCTCGGCATTTCCGTTCGACGAACCGCATAAGCTTGAGATCAAAGGGCGCGACCTGATCGGCGGTATCCCGAAGACGATTACCGTCAGTGACAGCGATATCCGAGAGGCCCTCCATGATCCGATCCATGCCATTGTGGACGCCGTCCGAACAGCCCTGGAGCGGACACCGCCGGAGCTGTCTGCAGACATTGCGGATAAGGGGATCGTGATGGCGGGCGGCGGAGCCCTGTTGCATGGCCTTGATCTGCTGATTTCTCACGAGACTCACCTCAAGGTACGCGTGGCCGAAGATCCGCTCTCGTGCGTCGTGCTGGGAACGGGGAGGGCGCTTGACGAGCTGGATCTCCTGAAGCGGGTGTGCCTCGAGGCGTAA
- a CDS encoding Rod shape-determining protein MreC — MTRLLLRYRRTLVLSTALLLAFVLMTLQVRGDSSVALITKRILLASISPFLQLATWSFDITATVWNEYVDLRRVRRDNQLLKEDVRQLRTEVDELRETALEHSRLSRLLQLGNRVDTETVVAKVIGKDTTNWFRSILIDMGANRDIRRHMAVITSEGLVGRVVDVTTSAARVQLITDPESAAGVLIQRSRAIGVAAGSQGGAIQIKYLPLMADVAVGDRIITSGMGGIFPKGIPVGTVVRSSRPTNGTLFQLIEAQPYVDLSRLEEVMVLKRAPSSGLSWAGQESPP, encoded by the coding sequence ATGACTCGACTGCTGCTTCGATATCGACGGACACTGGTCCTTTCGACCGCCCTTCTCTTGGCCTTTGTGCTGATGACGTTACAAGTTCGCGGCGACAGCTCCGTCGCCCTCATCACGAAGCGGATCCTCCTTGCCTCCATTTCCCCATTCCTACAGCTTGCAACATGGAGCTTCGACATCACCGCCACGGTCTGGAATGAGTACGTCGACCTTCGCCGGGTTCGCCGCGACAATCAGCTTCTGAAGGAGGATGTTCGGCAGCTCCGGACTGAGGTGGACGAACTGCGCGAGACCGCTTTGGAACATTCTCGCTTAAGCCGTCTCCTTCAATTGGGCAACCGAGTGGATACAGAGACGGTCGTCGCCAAGGTGATCGGTAAAGATACGACCAACTGGTTCAGGTCGATCCTGATTGACATGGGAGCGAACCGCGATATCCGACGCCACATGGCGGTCATCACCAGTGAAGGACTGGTGGGCCGGGTGGTGGACGTCACTACGTCGGCGGCTCGCGTGCAGCTCATTACCGATCCGGAAAGCGCGGCCGGCGTGCTCATCCAGCGAAGCCGCGCCATCGGGGTCGCTGCGGGGAGTCAAGGCGGCGCCATCCAGATCAAGTATCTGCCTTTAATGGCCGATGTGGCTGTCGGCGACCGGATCATCACCTCTGGCATGGGCGGAATCTTTCCGAAAGGTATCCCGGTTGGGACGGTCGTGCGTTCGAGCCGACCGACAAACGGAACCCTTTTCCAATTGATTGAGGCACAGCCTTATGTCGACCTCTCGCGGCTGGAAGAGGTCATGGTCCTGAAACGAGCGCCTTCGAGCGGCCTGTCGTGGGCCGGCCAAGAGTCCCCGCCATGA
- a CDS encoding rod shape-determining protein MreD, whose translation MMKFLLALFCVCLLQAAVAPRLAIGGVQPDLFLILLFGLGLSVGPELAAVAGFLIGLYQDSLSGAPLGLNAFTLSLIGFLVSGLSQQVKTTQPAWRFALLCVAGLLSGLITLLLLRFFHAPRPLASALLWTALPGALYTAMLGTGLLGMVKPGADKGLA comes from the coding sequence ATGATGAAGTTCCTGCTCGCGCTTTTCTGCGTCTGCCTTCTCCAGGCCGCTGTCGCCCCTCGCCTGGCCATCGGCGGTGTTCAGCCGGACCTGTTTCTGATCCTCCTCTTCGGACTGGGCCTCTCGGTAGGACCGGAGCTGGCCGCCGTCGCCGGCTTCCTCATCGGACTCTATCAGGACTCGTTGTCGGGCGCTCCCCTCGGCCTCAACGCATTCACCTTAAGCCTGATCGGCTTCCTGGTGAGCGGATTGAGTCAGCAGGTCAAGACGACCCAGCCGGCCTGGCGATTTGCCCTGCTCTGCGTGGCCGGCCTGCTATCCGGGCTCATCACCCTGTTGCTCCTTCGTTTTTTCCACGCACCCCGCCCCCTGGCATCCGCCCTCCTGTGGACCGCGCTGCCGGGGGCGCTCTACACTGCGATGCTGGGGACCGGGCTGCTGGGTATGGTGAAGCCCGGCGCCGACAAGGGGCTGGCCTGA
- a CDS encoding penicillin-binding protein 2 gives MSREHEIANRYAPFQKRIRVAAVLISAAVLILVLRLWALQILEGDRLLQLSLNNRLRLRSVEAPRGLIVDRNGTLMVENLASFDVYATPDDMRNVEDTTRRLAEILQSSPDELRQRVSQGQRSQLEPVLLRKGVDERTVTAIEEQQIDLPGVSLRVRPVRTYPNGGSAAALLGYVTEVSRAQLKSKEFRDFHPGETMGQAGIERRYDAFIRGVDGGEQIEVDALGRVSRQVRQVEPQSGFSLHLTLDNRLQQVAEEALQGRSGALIAVHPSTGEILAMVSQPSYDPNQFSRRMTPEQWRTLIANPHHPMQNRGLQGQYAPGSIFKLVTALAALEKGAITPDTKFSCDGAFNLGSHLFHDWKKGGHGTLNLQQAIANSCNIYFYNTALKAGIGEITRVARELGLGAPSELGLGGEARGVIPPKTTGPPEASGWYPGNTVMAGIGQGMVTVTPMQAVMMVSAIANGGTLYRPWVVRKVETLDRELIEEYGPAPIRKVNIDPDNLAIVRDGMQAVVSEGTGGRAKIPGLSVAGKTGTAQVVENSGSQRGDKRDHAWFVAFAPADHPQIAIAVVVEHGGFGGQVAAPVARSLLEAWFKLPKEPTPAHVAEPEPSEGD, from the coding sequence ATGAGCCGGGAACATGAGATCGCAAACCGCTATGCCCCGTTTCAGAAACGGATCAGGGTTGCAGCCGTTCTCATCTCTGCAGCCGTCCTGATCCTAGTGCTCCGCCTCTGGGCTCTTCAGATCCTGGAGGGCGATCGTCTGCTCCAACTCTCCCTCAATAATCGCCTGCGCCTGCGGTCGGTCGAAGCGCCCAGGGGGCTCATTGTCGATCGAAACGGAACCCTCATGGTGGAGAATCTGGCATCCTTCGACGTATATGCAACGCCGGATGATATGCGCAATGTTGAGGACACCACGCGCCGCCTTGCAGAGATCCTTCAGTCTTCGCCGGACGAGTTGAGACAGCGCGTCTCGCAAGGACAGCGCTCGCAATTGGAGCCTGTACTGCTGCGGAAAGGCGTGGATGAGCGGACTGTTACAGCCATCGAGGAGCAACAGATCGATCTGCCCGGCGTGAGCCTCCGAGTCAGACCGGTGCGTACGTACCCGAACGGCGGGTCAGCCGCTGCCCTGCTGGGCTACGTTACCGAGGTAAGCCGTGCGCAACTCAAGTCGAAAGAGTTTCGAGACTTTCATCCGGGCGAGACGATGGGGCAGGCCGGAATCGAGCGGCGATACGACGCATTCATACGGGGCGTAGACGGCGGGGAACAGATAGAGGTAGACGCGCTTGGAAGAGTCAGCCGACAGGTCCGACAGGTCGAACCGCAGTCCGGATTCAGTCTGCACCTCACGCTCGACAACCGTTTGCAGCAGGTCGCCGAAGAGGCCCTGCAGGGCAGAAGCGGGGCGCTTATCGCGGTTCATCCGTCTACCGGGGAAATCCTGGCCATGGTCAGTCAGCCATCGTACGACCCGAACCAGTTCTCCCGGCGCATGACGCCGGAGCAGTGGCGGACGCTCATTGCCAACCCCCATCATCCTATGCAAAATAGAGGGCTGCAGGGTCAGTATGCGCCGGGCTCCATTTTCAAGCTGGTGACCGCACTTGCCGCCCTTGAGAAGGGGGCCATTACGCCCGACACAAAGTTTTCCTGCGATGGCGCCTTCAACCTCGGTTCCCATCTCTTCCATGACTGGAAGAAGGGCGGTCATGGAACGCTCAATCTGCAACAGGCCATCGCGAACTCCTGCAACATCTATTTCTATAACACCGCCCTCAAAGCCGGAATCGGGGAGATCACTCGCGTCGCGAGAGAGTTGGGACTTGGCGCCCCCTCGGAGCTTGGGTTGGGCGGTGAAGCACGAGGGGTTATCCCTCCCAAAACAACCGGTCCGCCCGAGGCAAGCGGATGGTATCCCGGCAATACCGTCATGGCCGGAATCGGACAGGGGATGGTGACCGTAACGCCGATGCAGGCCGTCATGATGGTATCCGCCATTGCCAACGGTGGGACCCTCTACCGGCCCTGGGTCGTACGGAAGGTCGAAACGCTGGATCGTGAATTGATTGAAGAATACGGCCCGGCGCCTATCCGAAAGGTCAATATCGACCCCGATAACCTGGCCATCGTCAGGGATGGGATGCAGGCGGTCGTGAGCGAGGGAACGGGGGGCCGCGCCAAGATCCCGGGACTCAGCGTGGCCGGTAAGACGGGGACCGCGCAGGTTGTGGAGAATAGCGGTTCGCAGCGAGGCGATAAACGGGATCATGCCTGGTTCGTCGCCTTTGCGCCCGCCGATCATCCCCAGATTGCCATTGCCGTGGTGGTCGAACACGGCGGGTTTGGCGGCCAGGTGGCGGCGCCGGTTGCGAGAAGCCTCCTGGAGGCGTGGTTTAAGCTTCCCAAGGAGCCGACGCCGGCTCACGTTGCCGAGCCGGAGCCGAGCGAAGGGGACTGA
- a CDS encoding Rod shape-determining protein rodA, translated as MSTPRRILPAFDWQLTVAAAGLAALSVLIIYSTSGMYASLFRKSLYLKQATWATIGLFAMTLPWLFPHRTTWRLAYPLYAVLLVALLLVALIGRSGLGAQRWLSIGSFAFQPSEFMKLSLIILLARYFEDRKEELSAPRIFIPPILLTLLPMAFVLRQPDLGTAIMLLLISASILIIMGLKIRYFVLLGVVGSAIAPVLWRFLHDYQKNRILVFLYPDMDPMGVGYHVAQSKIAVGSGGLFGKGWMAATQSQLNFLPENHTDFVFAGLAEQLGFFGSLGLLLVYAYLLSRGLRLAKDAHDLFTMITSFGIVAMMAWQIVINIGMVTGIMPVVGIPLPLLSYGGSSMLMNMLAVGLLLNIHKHRYQY; from the coding sequence ATGTCGACACCTCGCCGTATCCTACCCGCCTTTGACTGGCAACTGACCGTCGCCGCCGCAGGACTTGCCGCCCTGAGCGTCCTGATCATCTACAGCACGAGCGGGATGTACGCCTCCCTCTTCCGAAAATCGCTTTATCTGAAGCAAGCCACCTGGGCAACGATAGGGCTCTTTGCCATGACACTGCCCTGGCTGTTCCCGCACCGAACAACCTGGCGTCTGGCCTATCCTCTGTATGCCGTTCTCCTTGTCGCTCTGTTGCTTGTCGCGCTGATCGGCCGAAGCGGTCTGGGCGCCCAGCGGTGGCTCAGTATCGGATCGTTTGCGTTTCAACCCTCAGAGTTCATGAAGCTGTCGCTCATTATCCTGTTGGCTCGTTACTTTGAGGATCGAAAGGAAGAGTTGAGCGCGCCTCGGATCTTTATCCCGCCGATCCTCCTGACCCTCCTGCCGATGGCCTTCGTGCTGCGACAACCCGATCTCGGCACCGCCATCATGCTGCTCTTAATCTCCGCCAGCATCCTGATAATCATGGGATTGAAGATCCGCTACTTCGTTCTGCTCGGCGTAGTCGGATCGGCCATCGCTCCGGTGCTCTGGCGCTTTCTGCATGACTACCAGAAGAATCGGATTCTCGTATTTCTTTATCCGGATATGGATCCCATGGGCGTCGGCTATCACGTCGCTCAATCGAAGATCGCCGTCGGCTCAGGGGGATTGTTCGGGAAGGGATGGATGGCGGCCACACAGAGCCAGCTCAACTTCCTTCCGGAGAATCACACCGATTTTGTGTTTGCCGGTCTGGCTGAACAGTTGGGCTTCTTCGGTTCTCTCGGCCTGCTGTTGGTCTATGCCTATCTACTTTCAAGGGGTCTGCGCCTCGCCAAAGATGCCCACGACCTGTTCACCATGATTACGAGCTTCGGTATTGTCGCCATGATGGCGTGGCAGATCGTCATCAACATCGGGATGGTGACCGGCATAATGCCGGTGGTAGGCATCCCGCTCCCGCTGCTCTCCTACGGCGGCTCGTCCATGCTTATGAATATGCTGGCCGTCGGTCTCCTGCTCAACATTCACAAGCATCGCTATCAGTATTGA